A stretch of DNA from Tigriopus californicus strain San Diego chromosome 11, Tcal_SD_v2.1, whole genome shotgun sequence:
GAATTGCCCTTTCTTCATATCACAattcatggccttttgaaaTGGGACCATCCATTTCAGGCTCGACCGCGCCACGCCTCCCCAAAACTCTTCTGGCTGAAAATATAGTAATATATCATTAACACTCACTCTTAACATAAGACCTTTGAGCAAAACGATAATATCAGAGTAGGCATATGCGACTTTCAGGGCCTAGATGCTGTTATCCAATgcatctctttcttttttgtagAACTTAGTGAGAAAACAAATGGGACATGACAGTTCTGTACTTCGTACTGTATTGGTAGAGTATCCGCTTTCAAACATGCGAATTCTGGTTCGAACCAAGGCTAGCCGTGTCCAAGCCTCTTTGCTGTATTTAAATTATAGCACAAGTTGCTGCCTTCacaccttaaatgggcgaacctgcgatcattcaCGAGGGAGAGGAAATAATTAACGTTACACGTTAATTGTTTGTGACAATGTGATCCCTTAATTGGgaggacacccatcatcaaatggaagaccgagcgagagagctgtcatctgactccaaacaaacaaacaaacaaacaaatagtTCTTTATTCCATTGTTTATAAAACCTAACAGTAATTAGTCGGAAGATTGGCATTACTCATGAAGCAACCTTGTTTCCGGTTTGGCCACAATAGGgattgtcaagtgaacgcgttcatgaacagctgacgttattccatggactAAATTGAAGACAACATGTCCAGCCAAACTACACTGcatgcattgcatcttggcacttatttcattttacctgcttgtttaagcaaatatcattgtggtattgagccaatttgatagtgcgttcaccaaatTGCACCAAACATGTCcattttgttggattttggaacacagctcactcaaaatcccttgattattgaaaattcaatgagcggatggtgcgagttgactgtgatgtttgtcttaatctccccaaaatgcccaaaatcagggtgctggactacatttttccttgaatttcatgcacttgacatcccctataaaTTGCTGAAATGTAAGCATAGTACCGAGGGAAACCAAAGGAACCAAAAATATGTAGTCATTGGTGATAGTACCCATCGTGTCTTTATCACTGCACTCCACGAAAATAAGTATGATAATTGGTTAATTCATACGTATTTTATTTGATGGGTTGAATCTAAAAATGATACTTTTCTTTAGTACGACATTATTGGACTTGCAATAGAGCTACAGGTTTGCATGATGGCATTTGTTACTCAATCCAAGATAAAGGTTAGGCTGAATTTATTCCTCCTACATCATACTATTTTTCCTTATTATTGTAATAAAAGCATTAAGTTAGTGTTAGCGAGATTGGAATAAACAAGATACCATCCATCAATAagataagaaaagaaacaaagaaggtGCAACGACTGATTTTACCTCTAACTAGAGTATGACCAATTGTCCAACAATCCGACGCGTCTAATTAATACGCTCATAAAATTTTTAAGACTATTGAATGGAATAGCTACTGAAATTTCTCACTAAATTTCAAGGAAGTAGCTAAAGGTTATCGCAGGAAAAGCCGCTTTGGCaatgaattgaagaaattTTAAGCCTAGAAAAAGCGTACTCTACTGCAAAAGTGTCATTAGATCTTAGTATATTTACCTGCTCTACACTAAATTTGTGCCAATCCGCATGGCTAGTCAACTTCTTGTCGGGAAATATCTGCTTCAGCGTTCCATGGGCCGTGGAAACACTTCGGGATAAGACAAACCGTGAATCAAAATAACGGGCCAAGGTCAGAGTTCCTTTGTTGATCGACATCGCGTCTTGTTTACTCTTGATGATCTGATCAGAGCGTCAGGCGAGGATGATCTTGAATCTATAGCTGCAGTGTTTTTGAGTACATCCGTCGAGAAGTTGATCTCGAAAAAAAGCACTTAAACTTTTGTTTATATTGAAAGGATGAGCTTCACAATCAGACACATTCGGCTCCCTCCACTCTGAGCCCGTTTTGAACGTGTGTTCAATCCCCAGATCCGTTTGCAGACTCACATTGGGAGTGCACCTTGATTGAACAACGCGATATACGTAACAGGTTGGTGGAGAGAGGCTCGTGATCCTGGTTGGGGCAACAACTCAAACCACGCAAGGAATTTGTCTCAAAATTCGGTTAGGTGAGTGCCAACGAACGGGCCCTCGTTTTTCTTCATTGTGGGAAACCCCTCAAATCTACTTTTAAGTCATTGTTGTGACGACTAATTCCAAAAGAACATAACATGATTTGTTCTAAAAGCGTATAATTCACAATTCTTTCCTCATTTCTGGACTGGTTTGGGGGGCAGTTTATGTTCCAGATCTTTGAGAATGGCTGGAAGAGGTGTTCGTCCACCACGATAGTTGCCCATAGCAGCCAGAATCAGGCTCTTGGCGGCGTCCAAGGTTCGAGTGCCTTCCTCGTAGTTTCCCAGATGGACGTTGACCTCGACCAAATCTAGAGCTCTCATGGTACCGGTCTCAAAGCAGTCTTCCAAGATGGTCATGCCCTCACGGAGAGAAAGACCACCTCGAACTGTAATTGAAGTCATTTAAAGAAACCACTGTTTATTGATCGTTTGACTTGATAATTgcattatttctttttgtttattCATCTATTAACATTTGTAATTGCCTATTCATATTTCTACTGCTTCATTTGTAATActgaatttgtttctttttaccTGGCGTCCCTGTAGATGGAGCTTCTGAAGGGTCCAAGGAGTCGATGTCAAAACTCACGTGAAGAGGACGGTCACCGTTGGGATTAATCTTAGCCAAAGCTTGTTTTAAACACTACAAATAGCAATAGAAGAAATATTAGTTGAATTACCACCCAAATCTTTTAGGTTTGTGTGCTTTTATTACGTCTCTGACGCCGAACTGATCAATTTCTCGCATGGAATATGATGGGACATTAAGgcgatccatgatggttctCTCCAAAGGATCCACATCTCGTAATCCAATGTAAGCCATTCGTTGAGTGTCTAACCTATTGATATCAATATCACAATGATAATGACTGTACAATGCCACCTGGCTTGAAGTTTGATTATTACAATTTGAAAGTTGTTTGGTTTtagtgcaaaaaaataatacaaaaGTGAAATAGATTAGATTAGCTATCATAACCATGAATCTCTTTTGCGACTGTGTTGCATGACATTCTGTAAAATGTGTAAGAAATAAAGGCAAGAGAAGAACTGGGGTCAAGTACGATATTAGATAAGACATTTTGACTGGCCTCTTTTTACAACAACTCGTTATGCCTTTCTTAACAAATAAAAGTGTAACACCACAATTGTAGTACAACATTTTATTGTTCAACGTTAAATGTTTGAGGCccaaaatttcattcaattacGATATAAAAACCAATATATACCCAGAAGGATCTTTTTTGTTAAGCATGTTTTTCCAAGGGCCTCGGATTATTGCCTTTGTACACACTATACCTGATTTTGATCCAGTTGAAACTCTATTGTTGAAATTAcattattttcttcattaaCTTGTACTGATGGCATTCAACATTCCACTTAAACAAGCGATTTTATCAAAGATACTTCAATCATAAAACTGCTCTATTCGCACATCTTTTCAACTAATAGGATAAAATTTGGCATAATTCTTACGTGAAGCTGATCTGCTTATGCGTAATGCTACAACTTACAACGGCTGAAACCATTCGGTATTGGGCAATTTGGGTAGAGCGGAGGCCATTTCTCGCAGTTGGAAGCTCAATGGCATCCCGTGCCAGTGTCCGGAATCCGATATGTTAGGCGTATTGATATCAGCGTGAGCATCCACCCACAATACACAAGCATCGGGATGAGCTTGGAGGTGTCCGTACACAGTTCCAAACCCAATCGAGTGGTCTCCTCCAATAGTGAGACAAAACCGATTTTCTTGTAGAATACTCTTCACCCGCTCAGAGAGCTACAAGACCAATGAAACGTTAATCTTCATTAGTGTTTCTGATCCAATTCTTACCTTCTCACCAAACCAACGAATGTAggcaaatattaaaaaaatgaaattgtagTAATCCTGATTTATAGTTGCCCCTTATTCAGATTACCTATCCTTTCCCAAAtaaaaggccaatttggccgaTTCCCCTATACTGAATTATGATGCGTTTGAGTCgtttttttggctaattcattcaaaatcatatttttaagTTTATGACCAAGGTCACAaaatgtccggaaaaaaaattggtttcatACAGGTTTTCGTTTTgactgtctgacgttgcaaaaaaGAGCCGCCCATAAAGGGTTTCTGGTTTTGGTCAACTCATGGACGACGGTAccctggacatatttgacgccgccaaatgttCCCGAGTAGTAGAGGGTAAACTCaaaaaaccattgaactcaaccccccgaccagaaattcaaaaaaatcttagtcacCTATCCAAGCCAGGCAGAGTCAATGGCCacagacattcaaaattgtagGGAGGAACATCGCAAGCTTTAGGCTGCAGCTAGAAGAATTCTAATCAACTCGTTTCTCTTCTatggttcaagttttcagctgtccaagtttaGTTTGAGATAAACGgttgatacaacatggacgaataaagaaatttgacaaatggaacattgaaagagAGGCAAGTGCTTCATTGCTTCAtcactagcctggattctttgAAGGGCTCAAAAGTTCAAACCTTGACGTTCATTACAATTGACtttaaaacctggttgagacaaagctcatggatacctTTGAAGAGGTATTATATAAGATACCgtttgcacctcctttaatTACTGTACTGTCCTAATCTTCTCGgtttgtttatttgcattttagcccacGTCTCTTCAAATGAGAGATTGCTGAAATAAATAAAGCACCCAGTGGAACCAACTTTGATCAAGAGACCTGCATGGCTTAGGTTATCAATTCGGGGGTctaagttaggagacaacttcaagTGCTTTAGATTTcacagattttgaaataatgaagtATATTGAAACCgttggtaattgcttcaaacttttgcaaaattggttttttgttgtcttttatgtgttttttttttacttttaaacaggcttatatctttgattttttttgttgtgaaaaaaattattttgtgcTTTCAAAAAGCTCTTTTACTGCTtttaaaagaaacatttttccgAGCATTTGTAATGGGTGAAAATGTGtcagtttataaaaaaaatgcaatggtaGATGAACTGTTTCtttgaagaataaatgaattggaagtATAATctaatcccttaacaaagagaTATTAAGCgccaaaagttcaagtgaccTCCCCAAAAACGGTCTTGACGTCATCCTCTTCTCCTACTTCAATGTTGCAATACTGGCTgattattttgtcaaaagaaaatcaaagggGATGAAACTTGTATTGACGTTGAATTTAGGTATATCCTGACAAGGTTGGTTTTGGCTTTCCTCAGTGGATGTTCCCCTTTCTGATTCCTTCTACAAAAGTTCCTACTTCAATAttaaatttaaccaaaaaatCGGAATCTATGACATTTAAAGGCTTAATTTCCATTTGGCTATTCTTAATGTGCTAAATGTCGCCCTTTAGAACATCCTGCACGAAATCAGAATTCAATACAAACAGACCATTTGCATCCATCACGTGATAAAAACTTAAGAATGAGAGCGAAAAAGTCAATTACGACCCAAAAATCGTTCTAAGGACCTACCCTCTTGTTGTACTCCATATTGTTGATGGGAAAGTCTCCATAGGTCGTCATGGCCTCTTCTACCACATCATGGTCCAAATCTCCAAAGTCATAGACATCATGTCCTAAAACAAGCCAGGATTTAACACTCACAGTATGAATTTaggaatgaaaagaaaattcacCCAATTCCTTGAGCTTTTCGGCAACCCCGGTTTTACGAATATAAACGGGAGCCTTTTCCACTCCTTGGTGAGGCTGttggaaaacaattgaaatgtcaAGGGTAcaatgaacaagaacaaggcACAGAATTATTAACAAGGCCGTCTTACCTGGCCCAAATGAAAAGGTGCTCCGACGATGCCAATTCGAATCTGCTTCCAAGAATGGACTCCGTCATCAATTTGACCAATCACAATATTTGATTTACTTCTATGAGCGACGGATATCAACGATTTGAATGGTTGGGTGCCTTTGTGAACCTTAAGCTTGGAGAGAAGGAACGCCATGTCTTCCAATTTAGAAAGAGCCCGATGAGAGGTTGAGCGAGGATAGGAAAATGTTACGAATCCAAATCTGATAGGAATTCAGGTTCTCTTCAAGAGATTACGGATGGACAAGTGTCTCAAGACCTGTTCGAGAAAGAACGAGTTTCGGTTGAAGACAGCGAGGGTGCAAATTGGACGGATTTGGAATTTTCATCGGGGGTCAAACAGATGACGATAAATCATTTGTTCTGCGTGAGGTGTAGTATTAATTTCACCGCTCTATGTAGAGGACACCACTTCACCATTCAGCAGAAACACCACCTTGAGTGAACACAACTTGATTCCCTGGGGAACCACAATCCCAAAACGATGCCAAAAATTTTGACCAAGGACAATGGACTACAAATGATCTCTGGTGGTTGTGCAGGTGAGGCATTCAGTGCTGCTCGATAAAACCGGTAATTTGGTCGATGCGGTGTTCGCGAGTGTGGGCATCAAATGGTTCGGGAGAGCAAATGTATAAACTGAGTCTGTTGACTAGATGACTAATAATGAGCATCAATAGATCAGTGAAaatacaatattttttcctgTAGAAAATTATCTTCACAAAAGGAAGATGAAG
This window harbors:
- the LOC131891001 gene encoding arginase-1-like, coding for MAFLLSKLKVHKGTQPFKSLISVAHRSKSNIVIGQIDDGVHSWKQIRIGIVGAPFHLGQPHQGVEKAPVYIRKTGVAEKLKELGHDVYDFGDLDHDVVEEAMTTYGDFPINNMEYNKRLSERVKSILQENRFCLTIGGDHSIGFGTVYGHLQAHPDACVLWVDAHADINTPNISDSGHWHGMPLSFQLREMASALPKLPNTEWFQPLLDTQRMAYIGLRDVDPLERTIMDRLNVPSYSMREIDQFGVRDCLKQALAKINPNGDRPLHVSFDIDSLDPSEAPSTGTPVRGGLSLREGMTILEDCFETGTMRALDLVEVNVHLGNYEEGTRTLDAAKSLILAAMGNYRGGRTPLPAILKDLEHKLPPKPVQK